GAGGCTCCGAACACCGTGTCGGCGCCATCCGCGCCGACGGCCGAATCTCCTCCGGCTCAAATCCGCAACGGCGAATCGGTCAAGGCGGCGGTGGAAGTGGCCCGGGCCGCCAAAACCGTCGATGAGCTCCGCGCCGCTCTGGATTCTTTCGAAGGCTGTGCCCTGCGCAAGACGGCCACCAACACGGTATTCTTTGACGGGGATCCGGCCAATGCCCGGGTGATGCTGGTGGGCGAGGCACCGGGGGCGGAAGAGGACCGGCGCGGTTTGCCCTTCGTCGGCCCTAGCGGCCAACTGCTGGACAAGATGCTCGGCGCCATCGGATTGGATCGTGCCGACGTGGTGATCTCCAACACCGTATTCTGGCGCCCGCCCGGCAATCGCAGCCCCAACACCACGGAAATCGGCGCA
The sequence above is drawn from the Magnetospira sp. QH-2 genome and encodes:
- a CDS encoding uracil-DNA glycosylase family protein, whose protein sequence is MRWYLAMGVDETVSDLPLDRFAAPPPVEAPNTVSAPSAPTAESPPAQIRNGESVKAAVEVARAAKTVDELRAALDSFEGCALRKTATNTVFFDGDPANARVMLVGEAPGAEEDRRGLPFVGPSGQLLDKMLGAIGLDRADVVISNTVFWRPPGNRSPNTTEIGACLPFLERLIEMVDPKILVALGGPAAKTLLAKTQGITRLRGKWDSYSTPGLARPVEAVALYHPAYLLRSPGAKRDAWKDLLSIRDHLHQGD